A window of the Scylla paramamosain isolate STU-SP2022 chromosome 34, ASM3559412v1, whole genome shotgun sequence genome harbors these coding sequences:
- the LOC135090079 gene encoding uncharacterized protein LOC135090079 isoform X1, which translates to MAAPVKQKKKKDKKKEKTQVHKKRTRVESVCEDQATNDDTSPAAADSTSVQNAPTNSNNNSSGSNNNDKHKSSQKPLLPIDPESLEKAQVTILKPGLEAEEVSPTKSTKRNRKKKVKKTVNQQNLLGDPLESDSCVQSEYIARLRMLRQQRDALEAGESPNPMKPIIISCDTQKPVILLDPDNPFYLPQHLRDNPEELERVLQEKLTTSSPPGLQQETINTLLDFMYDWLKSEGPMRTNDPRLAEQVAENFPQEARDYVIQCGGITGLLMQSLKFAMIDNIICVHDDVMKAQEMMCQEVMDKMMQSKYLVRYSDGQKAKRFTHLLDDNKSTCSTTSSSSQPAGSVAESTISRDSAGTVTRWHTNHTRNDDPNNNDNDSESTVSLAPLSKAVVDQFHKFAVCALNPTAPEFEPLVSNDEGKSEDDDDDDDDDDEDEDELKRQYKRKLFDNDENTRQWSKGDCEYIENWAAQAGEKVPIMPTDEDEIEVVQDEEQEEDEEEEEDEEAEEREVVVGEGEEERTKSLQDEEDLEGTEQYISQLLEEKEKLIGDLQNEQQQNQVLSDKLYQVKSQYKSEVMKLKQQLEELKDQNRELTTEKNAIVLQREADTKKFKADLSRMNEEMKATGSRLQSSELKGERFLDQNNELQAKLAEEMELNTQLKEELEKMKNLQESLTSCSRRAREAEVKYLCTKKDLVDASMTSTISRLTEEATAMKQLLPGTTEDSVLDRTTLTRTIVLWDEAIKKLLEHQRIFKDEATRLLGMIHQGRPLSALPAGDLPIPPIPELNVAPILSRFQNNHHRPSPPTFGVSEVLSMDMPRHSSPGPQGPPHRSKATPPPPIADPSSQVSIMPISLPIIPHGALSGHPLFVHNGGLPPNHASAYASGAIPKSGTSAPPGIQHPKAAEMPCLTQQTESPNQLFVGQLPWEYTEADIKNLFSRFGEVVSVNVFDKGCNADGRPVPKYGFITFRNADDCFKALSARPIYVRNHMLNVQAKEAKKPTKPASVPAPGGGGGVVGGGAGVGGAVGGGGLTGIINEPDATNGTKSSAYGLTDITVNANVEANKSTVLHHHTLPTSPTLHHHQPPPPTTQSVTKPKFQAVIRLREGLAECPSGTTHAKLLPSNNTVGGIVAPPPKLVRPQPKTVPNASKLGGQAGTSKEENVMPSSSSYTRLIEICKQRFGKEFSSPDICIALREVRAQNNNSLSGLTTEKIVERVRQQLRSRRPSAGAATVAPWAGLTQGPGVKTEPEWQGPSKEEVVKEEQCSICLEPLNTSPNQSLACLHTFHALCINDWIKIQSNCPNCRKFALMPDEYPTLSHS; encoded by the exons ATGGCAGCTCCtgtgaagcagaagaagaaaaa ggacaaaaagaaagaaaaaacacaggtTCACAAGAAGAGGACCAGGgtggagagtgtgtgtgaggaccAAGCCACCAATGATGat ACATCGCCTGCAGCAGCAGATAGTACTAGTGTTCAAAATGCCCCcaccaacagtaataataatagcagtggcagcaataataatgacaagcaCAA GTCCTCTCAAAAGCCCCTGCTGCCCATTGATCCCGAGAGTCTGGAGAAAGCTCAAGTCACCATCCTTAAGCCTGGATTGGAGGCTGAGGAAGTTTCACCCACCAAGTCCAccaaaaggaacaggaaaaagaaggtCAAAAAGACTGTCAATCAACAAAACCTTCTTGGAGATCCTCTTGAGTCTGATTCATGTGTTCA AAGTGAATACATTGCCCGCCTGCGAATGTTGCGGCAGCAGAGGGATGCACTTGAGGCTGGTGAATCCCCCAACCCTATGAAGCCCATCATTATTAGCTGTGACACCCAGAAACCTGTCATTCTG CTGGATCCTGACAATCCTTTCTACCTCCCACAACACTTGCGGGACAATCCTGAGGAGCTGGAGAGAGTGCTACAAGAGAAACTGACCACTAGTTCACCACCAGGCCTGCAGCAGGAGACCATCAACACCCTTCTGGA TTTCATGTATGACTGGCTGAAGTCTGAGGGCCCAATGCGCACCAATGACCCAAGGCTGGCTGAACAGGTAGCCGAGAACTTCCCACAAGAGGCTCGGGATTATGTGATACAGTGTGGAGGTATCACTGGCCTCCTTATGCAGTCTCTTAAGTTTGCCATGATTGACAATATTATATGTGTGCATGACGATGTTATGAAGGCCCAGGAGATGATGTGCCAGGAGGTGATGGACAAGATGATGCAATCCAAGTATCTGGTTCGGTACAG tGATGGACAAAAGGCCAAACGATTCACCCATCTCTTGGATGACAACAAGAGTACCTGCTCaactacctcctcctcatcccaacCTGCTGGCTCAGTGGCAGAGTCAACCATCTCCAGAGACTCAGCAGGCACTGTCACCAGGTGGCACACCAACCACACCAGAAATGACGACcccaataacaatgacaatgatAGTGAGAGCACTGTGTCCCTTGCTCCACTTTCCAAAGCTGTAGTGGACCAGTTTCATAAATTTGCT GTTTGTGCCCTGAACCCAACCGCCCCAGAATTTGAGCCTCTCGTCAGCAACGATGAGGGGAAAtctgaggatgatgatgatgatgatgatgatgatgatgaggatgaagatgaactcaaaagacaatacaaaagaaaactctttgataatgatgaaaatacaaGACAATGGAGCAAAG GAGATTGTGAATACATAGAGAACTGGGCAGCACAAGCAGGAGAGAAAGTTCCTATAATGCCTACTGATGAAGATGAGATTGAGGTGGTACaggatgaggagcaggaggaggatgaggaggaagaggaagatgaggaagctgaggagagggaagttgtggtaggagagggagaggaagagaggacaaaATCCTTGCAAGATGAGGAGGACTTAGAGGGAACAGAG CAATACATCAGTCAGCTgctagaagaaaaagaaaagttgataGGAGACCTTCAGAATGAGCAGCAGCAGAATCAGGTGTTGAGTGACAAGCTCTATCAGGTGAAGTCACAGTACAAAAGTGAAGTCATGAAGCTCAAGCAACAGCTGGAGGAACTTAAGGATCAAAATAGA GAGCTCACCACAGAAAAGAATGCCATTGTGTTGCAAAGAGAGGCAGACACTAAGAAGTTCAAGGCTGATTTATCCCgaatgaatgaggaaatgaaggccaCCGGGAGTCGCCTACAGTCCAGTGAACTGAAGGGGGAACGTTTCCTGGACCAGAACAATGAACTGCAAGccaaactagcagaggaaaT GGAGCTGAACACTCAGCTGAAGGAGGAActagaaaagatgaagaatctGCAGGAATCCCTCACTAGTTGTTCTCGGCGGGCACGTGAGGCAGAGGTCAAGTACTTGTGTACTAAGAAGGACTTAGTGGATGCCAGTATGACCAG tACCATCTCTCGGCTGACAGAGGAAGCCACTGCCATGAAACAGCTGCTGCCGGGAACGACAGAGGACAGTGTGCTGGATCGCACCACCCTCACTCGCACCATTGTGTTATGGGACGAGGCCATCAAGAAACTCCTGGAGCATCAGAGGATATTCAAA GATGAGGCCACCCGCCTGCTGGGGATGATTCATCAAGGACGTCCCCTCAGTGCCCTGCCTGCTGGGGACCTTCCCATTCCACCCATCCCTGAACTTAATGTTGCTCCCATACTCAGTCGCTTCCAG AACAACCACCACAGACCTTCTCCACCTACATTTGGCGTCTCTGAAGTATTATCCATGGACATGCCCAGACACTCCAGCCCAGGTCCCCAGGGACCACCACACAGGTCCAAggccactccaccaccacccatagCTGACCCATCATCTCAAGTGTCTATCATGCCCATCTCTTTACCCATTATTCCACATGGGGCACTCAGTGGACACCCCTTGTTTGTACACAATGGTGGCCTTCCTCCCAATCATGCCAGTGCCTATGCCAGTGGTGCCATACCAAAGAGTGGTACCAGTGCTCCACCTGGAATTCAGCATCCCAAGGCTGCAG aaatgCCCTGTCTGACACAGCAGACAGAGTCACCCAACCAGCTATTTGTTGGCCAGCTGCCCTGGGAGTACACTGAAGCAGATATCAAG AACCTGTTCAGTCGGTTTGGTGAGGTGGTGTCCGTGAATGTTTTTGACAAGGGCTGTAATGCAGACGGCAGACCAGTCCCTAAGTATGGATTTATCACGTTCCGTAATGCTGACGACTGCTTTAAGGCTCTCTCTGCGCGG CCCATATATGTACGTAATCATATGCTCAATGTACAAGCAAAGGAAGCTAAAAAGCCCACAAAACCAGCAAGTGTGCCAGcaccaggtggaggaggaggggtagtgggaggaggagcaggagtaggaggggcagtgggaggaggaggtctgaCTGGCATCATTAACGAGCCGGACGCCACTAATGGCACAAAGTCGTCAGCATACGGACTGACTGACATCACAGTCAATGCCAACGTGGAGGCGAACAAGTCAActgtcctccaccaccacacactgcccacatcaccaacactacaccatcaccaacctcctcctcccaccacacaGTCTGTTACCAAACCCAAGTTCCAG GCTGTGATCAGGCTGAGGGAAGGATTAGCGGAGTGCCCATCTGGGACAACACATGCA AAGCTTCTCCCCAGCAACAACACTGTGGGAGGCATTGTTGCTCCTCCCCCAAAACTGGTCCGTCCCCAGCCCAAGACCGTGCCCAACGCATCAAAGCT AGGAGGCCAAGCTGGTACTtccaaggaggaaaatgtgatgCCCTCGTCATCTTCATACACCAGGCTTATTGAAATTTGTAAACAGCGCTTCGGAAAGGAGTTTAGCTC GCCAGACATCTGCATTGCTTTGCGAGAGGTCCGTGCCCAGAACAACAACAGCCTGTCAGGGTTGACTACTGAAAAGATTGTGGAGCGTGTGAGGCAGCAGCTGCGTTCCCGCCGACCCAGTGCAGGGGCAGCCACTGTGGCACCATGGGCTGGCCTCACCCAGGGGCCAGGAGTCAAGACAGAACCAGAGTGGCAAGGTCCCAGCAAGGAGGAAGTAGTAAAGGAGGAGCAGTGTTCCATTTGCCTTGAGCCTCTCAATACCAGTCCCAACCAGTCCCTGGCATGCCTCCACACCTTCCATGCTCTCTGTATCAATGACTGGATCAAGATACAGTCCAATTGTCCTAACTGCCGCAAGTTTGCTCTCATGCCTGATGAGTACCCAACACTCTCCCACAGTTAA